In Thunnus maccoyii chromosome 11, fThuMac1.1, whole genome shotgun sequence, one genomic interval encodes:
- the stat4 gene encoding signal transducer and activator of transcription 4 isoform X3, with amino-acid sequence MSQWKQIQQLEIRLLEHVDYLYDDNFPMDIRQGLASWIESQDWDTAANDESMAAVQFNNLLSQLERVRSQEQNFLQRHNMKIIQQQLQVKYTTNPAVMARVISTCLREERRILSSACMQEQGPLEKSLQNSVAFERQKNMDNRVGIIRGSVQLMDQAVKYIEDMQDDFDFRYKTLQSRDPAERNSELMKQEVTRLQEILNRLDFKRKEILSKMDVVIKEIDDLMTSQLNPELQDWKRRQQIAAIGGPLLTGLEQLQSWFTLTAQSLFQIKRQLDKLGELVLKVTYESDPIPLQKPQMEDRVKYLIYHLIKSSFVVEKQPCMPTHPQKPLIIKTGVQFTTKVRLLVKLPEVDYQLKVKTTFDKDLPPGRVSRQFFILTNNTKVMDIEDYSNGCLSVEFRHLQLKEKKYINGTKGNEGLLSVTEELHSLSFEACFTVQGLAIDLETCSLPLVVISNVSQLPGGWASVMWYNLLTDEPRNLAFFGNPPRASWSQLSEVLSWQFSTFAGRGLNKEQLTMLGEKLLGQHASCSDCHVSWSKFSKENIAGKPFSFWMWLDSILELIKKHLLPVWNENYIMGFVSKEMERTLLKDREPGTFLLRFSESHLGGITFTWVEHKDNGDVKFNSVEPYTKSRLSALPFADIIRDYKVISDGVVPENPLKFLYPDIPKDEAFGRLYNSQPSKVHPYIPSTLIPISELRSNTSTTPPPCQSPEPPMTPGEFDMLNEQLCFDIETMSSPYSE; translated from the exons ATGAGTCAGTGGAAGCAGATTCAGCAGCTGGAGATCAGACTCCTGGAACATGTGGATTATCTGTATGATGACAATTTCCCCATGGACATCAGGCAGGGTCTGGCCAGCTGGATCGAGTCTCAGGATTG ggACACAGCAGCTAACGATGAGTCAATGGCGGCGGTGCAGTTCAACAATCTGTTGTCCCAGTTGGAGAGGGTGCGCTCGCAGGAGCAGAACTTCCTACAAAGACACAACATGAAAATCATACAGCAACAGCTACAG GTGAAATACACGACCAATCCCGCCGTCATGGCCAGAGTTATCTCCACCTGCCTCAGGGAAGAGCGGCGTATCCTCTCCAGCGCCTGCATGCAGGAGCAG GGTCCTCTGGAGAAATCTCTGCAGAACTCAGTGGCCTTCGAGAGGCAGAAGAACATGGACAACAGAGTCGGGATCATCAGAGGCAGCGTGCAG TTGATGGACCAGGCCGTGAAATACATCGAAGACATGCAGGACGACTTTGATTTTCGCTACAAGACCCTACAGTCTCGAG ATCCGGCAGAGAGGAACTCTGAACTgatgaaacaggaagtaacaAGACTACAGGAAATACTCAACAGGCTCGACTTTAAAAGGAAG GAGATCCTGTCAAAGATGGACGTCGTGATCAAGGAGATTGACGACCTGATGACCTCTCAGCTCAACCCCGAGCTGCAGGACTGGAAGCGCAGGCAGCAGATCGCCGCCATCGGTGGTCCGCTGCTCACCGGCCTGGAACAGCTGCAGAGTTG GTTCACTCTGACGGCTCAGAGTCTCTTCCAGATCAAACGCCAGCTGGACAAACTGGGGGAACTTGTTTTGAAGGTCACCTACGAGAGCGACCCGATCCCCCTGCAAAAACCTCAGATGGAGGACCGAGTTAAATATCTCATCTATCACCTCATCAAGAG ctcatttGTGGTGGAGAAGCAGCCATGTATGCCCACACATCCACAGAAACCCCTCATCATCAAGACCGGAGTACAGTTCACCACCAAAGTCAG aCTCCTGGTTAAACTTCCTGAAGTGGATTATcagctgaaagtgaaaacaacatttgacaA GGACCTCCCCCCCGGCAGAGT aAGTCGGCAGTTTTTCATCCTGACAAACAACACTAAAGTTATGGACATTGAGGATTATTCCAACGGCTGCCTCTCAGTGGAGTTCAGACACTTG cagctgaaagagaagaaatacaTCAACGGCACGAAGGGGAATGAG ggtCTTCTCTCCGTGACAGAAGAACTTCACTCTCTCAGTTTCGAGGCCTGTTTCACGGTGCAGGGCCTCGCCATCGATCTGGAG ACGTGTTCTCTTCCGCTGGTGGTCATTTCCAATGTGAGCCAGCTGCCTGGAGGCTGGGCCTCCGTCATGTGGTACAACCTCCTGACTGATGAGCCCAGG AACTTGGCGTTCTTCGGGAACCCTCCTCGGGCCAGCTGGAGCCAGCTCTCCGAGGTCCTCAGCTGGCAGTTCTCCACCTTCGCTGGTCGAGGCCTCAACAAGGAGCAGCTCACCATGCTGGGAGAAAAGCTTCTCG GTCAACACGCCTCCTGTAGTGACTGTCATGTGTCCTGGTCTAAGTTCTCTAAA GAGAATATTGCAGGAAAGCCCTTCAGTTTCTGGATGTGGTTGGACTCCATCCTGGAGCTCATCAAGAAGCACCTGCTGCCCGTCTGGAACGAGAA CTACATCATGGGTTTTGTGAGTAAAGAGATGGAGCGCACTCTGCTGAAGGACAGAGAGCCGGGAACCTTCCTCTTACGCTTCAGCGAGAGTCACCTCGGAGGAATCACCTTCACCTGGGTGGAGCACAAAGACAACG GAGATGTGAAGTTCAACTCTGTGGAGCCTTACACTAAAAGCCGGCTGAGCGCTCTGCCGTTTGCCGACATCATACGAGACTACAAAGTGATCTCGGACGGGGTCGTCCCCGAGAACCCGCTCAAGTTCCTCTATCCAGACATCCCCAAAGACGAGGCCTTCGGACGGCTCTACAACAGTCAGCCCAGCAAAG TCCATCCATACATCCCGTCTACCCTGATCCCCATCTCCGAACTGCG ctctaacacAAGCACCACACCGCCTCCTTGTCAGTCTCCTGAGCCTCCAATGACCCCCGGAGAGTTCGACATGCTCAACGAGCAGCTGTGCTTCGACATTGAAACC ATGAGTTCTCCATATTCAGAATAA
- the stat4 gene encoding signal transducer and activator of transcription 4 isoform X1, whose product MSQWKQIQQLEIRLLEHVDYLYDDNFPMDIRQGLASWIESQDWDTAANDESMAAVQFNNLLSQLERVRSQEQNFLQRHNMKIIQQQLQVKYTTNPAVMARVISTCLREERRILSSACMQEQGPLEKSLQNSVAFERQKNMDNRVGIIRGSVQLMDQAVKYIEDMQDDFDFRYKTLQSRDPAERNSELMKQEVTRLQEILNRLDFKRKEILSKMDVVIKEIDDLMTSQLNPELQDWKRRQQIAAIGGPLLTGLEQLQSWFTLTAQSLFQIKRQLDKLGELVLKVTYESDPIPLQKPQMEDRVKYLIYHLIKSSFVVEKQPCMPTHPQKPLIIKTGVQFTTKVRLLVKLPEVDYQLKVKTTFDKDLPPGRVSRQFFILTNNTKVMDIEDYSNGCLSVEFRHLQLKEKKYINGTKGNEGLLSVTEELHSLSFEACFTVQGLAIDLETCSLPLVVISNVSQLPGGWASVMWYNLLTDEPRNLAFFGNPPRASWSQLSEVLSWQFSTFAGRGLNKEQLTMLGEKLLGQHASCSDCHVSWSKFSKENIAGKPFSFWMWLDSILELIKKHLLPVWNENYIMGFVSKEMERTLLKDREPGTFLLRFSESHLGGITFTWVEHKDNGDVKFNSVEPYTKSRLSALPFADIIRDYKVISDGVVPENPLKFLYPDIPKDEAFGRLYNSQPSKVHPYIPSTLIPISELRSNTSTTPPPCQSPEPPMTPGEFDMLNEQLCFDIETVGFHALAFKRLLQCFVFFLL is encoded by the exons ATGAGTCAGTGGAAGCAGATTCAGCAGCTGGAGATCAGACTCCTGGAACATGTGGATTATCTGTATGATGACAATTTCCCCATGGACATCAGGCAGGGTCTGGCCAGCTGGATCGAGTCTCAGGATTG ggACACAGCAGCTAACGATGAGTCAATGGCGGCGGTGCAGTTCAACAATCTGTTGTCCCAGTTGGAGAGGGTGCGCTCGCAGGAGCAGAACTTCCTACAAAGACACAACATGAAAATCATACAGCAACAGCTACAG GTGAAATACACGACCAATCCCGCCGTCATGGCCAGAGTTATCTCCACCTGCCTCAGGGAAGAGCGGCGTATCCTCTCCAGCGCCTGCATGCAGGAGCAG GGTCCTCTGGAGAAATCTCTGCAGAACTCAGTGGCCTTCGAGAGGCAGAAGAACATGGACAACAGAGTCGGGATCATCAGAGGCAGCGTGCAG TTGATGGACCAGGCCGTGAAATACATCGAAGACATGCAGGACGACTTTGATTTTCGCTACAAGACCCTACAGTCTCGAG ATCCGGCAGAGAGGAACTCTGAACTgatgaaacaggaagtaacaAGACTACAGGAAATACTCAACAGGCTCGACTTTAAAAGGAAG GAGATCCTGTCAAAGATGGACGTCGTGATCAAGGAGATTGACGACCTGATGACCTCTCAGCTCAACCCCGAGCTGCAGGACTGGAAGCGCAGGCAGCAGATCGCCGCCATCGGTGGTCCGCTGCTCACCGGCCTGGAACAGCTGCAGAGTTG GTTCACTCTGACGGCTCAGAGTCTCTTCCAGATCAAACGCCAGCTGGACAAACTGGGGGAACTTGTTTTGAAGGTCACCTACGAGAGCGACCCGATCCCCCTGCAAAAACCTCAGATGGAGGACCGAGTTAAATATCTCATCTATCACCTCATCAAGAG ctcatttGTGGTGGAGAAGCAGCCATGTATGCCCACACATCCACAGAAACCCCTCATCATCAAGACCGGAGTACAGTTCACCACCAAAGTCAG aCTCCTGGTTAAACTTCCTGAAGTGGATTATcagctgaaagtgaaaacaacatttgacaA GGACCTCCCCCCCGGCAGAGT aAGTCGGCAGTTTTTCATCCTGACAAACAACACTAAAGTTATGGACATTGAGGATTATTCCAACGGCTGCCTCTCAGTGGAGTTCAGACACTTG cagctgaaagagaagaaatacaTCAACGGCACGAAGGGGAATGAG ggtCTTCTCTCCGTGACAGAAGAACTTCACTCTCTCAGTTTCGAGGCCTGTTTCACGGTGCAGGGCCTCGCCATCGATCTGGAG ACGTGTTCTCTTCCGCTGGTGGTCATTTCCAATGTGAGCCAGCTGCCTGGAGGCTGGGCCTCCGTCATGTGGTACAACCTCCTGACTGATGAGCCCAGG AACTTGGCGTTCTTCGGGAACCCTCCTCGGGCCAGCTGGAGCCAGCTCTCCGAGGTCCTCAGCTGGCAGTTCTCCACCTTCGCTGGTCGAGGCCTCAACAAGGAGCAGCTCACCATGCTGGGAGAAAAGCTTCTCG GTCAACACGCCTCCTGTAGTGACTGTCATGTGTCCTGGTCTAAGTTCTCTAAA GAGAATATTGCAGGAAAGCCCTTCAGTTTCTGGATGTGGTTGGACTCCATCCTGGAGCTCATCAAGAAGCACCTGCTGCCCGTCTGGAACGAGAA CTACATCATGGGTTTTGTGAGTAAAGAGATGGAGCGCACTCTGCTGAAGGACAGAGAGCCGGGAACCTTCCTCTTACGCTTCAGCGAGAGTCACCTCGGAGGAATCACCTTCACCTGGGTGGAGCACAAAGACAACG GAGATGTGAAGTTCAACTCTGTGGAGCCTTACACTAAAAGCCGGCTGAGCGCTCTGCCGTTTGCCGACATCATACGAGACTACAAAGTGATCTCGGACGGGGTCGTCCCCGAGAACCCGCTCAAGTTCCTCTATCCAGACATCCCCAAAGACGAGGCCTTCGGACGGCTCTACAACAGTCAGCCCAGCAAAG TCCATCCATACATCCCGTCTACCCTGATCCCCATCTCCGAACTGCG ctctaacacAAGCACCACACCGCCTCCTTGTCAGTCTCCTGAGCCTCCAATGACCCCCGGAGAGTTCGACATGCTCAACGAGCAGCTGTGCTTCGACATTGAAACCGTAGGTTTTCATGCATTGGCATTTAAAAGACTTCTgcaatgttttgtatttttcttactgtaa
- the stat4 gene encoding signal transducer and activator of transcription 4 isoform X2 gives MSQWKQIQQLEIRLLEHVDYLYDDNFPMDIRQGLASWIESQDWDTAANDESMAAVQFNNLLSQLERVRSQEQNFLQRHNMKIIQQQLQVKYTTNPAVMARVISTCLREERRILSSACMQEQGPLEKSLQNSVAFERQKNMDNRVGIIRGSVQLMDQAVKYIEDMQDDFDFRYKTLQSRDPAERNSELMKQEVTRLQEILNRLDFKRKEILSKMDVVIKEIDDLMTSQLNPELQDWKRRQQIAAIGGPLLTGLEQLQSWFTLTAQSLFQIKRQLDKLGELVLKVTYESDPIPLQKPQMEDRVKYLIYHLIKSSFVVEKQPCMPTHPQKPLIIKTGVQFTTKVRLLVKLPEVDYQLKVKTTFDKDLPPGRVRQFFILTNNTKVMDIEDYSNGCLSVEFRHLQLKEKKYINGTKGNEGLLSVTEELHSLSFEACFTVQGLAIDLETCSLPLVVISNVSQLPGGWASVMWYNLLTDEPRNLAFFGNPPRASWSQLSEVLSWQFSTFAGRGLNKEQLTMLGEKLLGQHASCSDCHVSWSKFSKENIAGKPFSFWMWLDSILELIKKHLLPVWNENYIMGFVSKEMERTLLKDREPGTFLLRFSESHLGGITFTWVEHKDNGDVKFNSVEPYTKSRLSALPFADIIRDYKVISDGVVPENPLKFLYPDIPKDEAFGRLYNSQPSKVHPYIPSTLIPISELRSNTSTTPPPCQSPEPPMTPGEFDMLNEQLCFDIETVGFHALAFKRLLQCFVFFLL, from the exons ATGAGTCAGTGGAAGCAGATTCAGCAGCTGGAGATCAGACTCCTGGAACATGTGGATTATCTGTATGATGACAATTTCCCCATGGACATCAGGCAGGGTCTGGCCAGCTGGATCGAGTCTCAGGATTG ggACACAGCAGCTAACGATGAGTCAATGGCGGCGGTGCAGTTCAACAATCTGTTGTCCCAGTTGGAGAGGGTGCGCTCGCAGGAGCAGAACTTCCTACAAAGACACAACATGAAAATCATACAGCAACAGCTACAG GTGAAATACACGACCAATCCCGCCGTCATGGCCAGAGTTATCTCCACCTGCCTCAGGGAAGAGCGGCGTATCCTCTCCAGCGCCTGCATGCAGGAGCAG GGTCCTCTGGAGAAATCTCTGCAGAACTCAGTGGCCTTCGAGAGGCAGAAGAACATGGACAACAGAGTCGGGATCATCAGAGGCAGCGTGCAG TTGATGGACCAGGCCGTGAAATACATCGAAGACATGCAGGACGACTTTGATTTTCGCTACAAGACCCTACAGTCTCGAG ATCCGGCAGAGAGGAACTCTGAACTgatgaaacaggaagtaacaAGACTACAGGAAATACTCAACAGGCTCGACTTTAAAAGGAAG GAGATCCTGTCAAAGATGGACGTCGTGATCAAGGAGATTGACGACCTGATGACCTCTCAGCTCAACCCCGAGCTGCAGGACTGGAAGCGCAGGCAGCAGATCGCCGCCATCGGTGGTCCGCTGCTCACCGGCCTGGAACAGCTGCAGAGTTG GTTCACTCTGACGGCTCAGAGTCTCTTCCAGATCAAACGCCAGCTGGACAAACTGGGGGAACTTGTTTTGAAGGTCACCTACGAGAGCGACCCGATCCCCCTGCAAAAACCTCAGATGGAGGACCGAGTTAAATATCTCATCTATCACCTCATCAAGAG ctcatttGTGGTGGAGAAGCAGCCATGTATGCCCACACATCCACAGAAACCCCTCATCATCAAGACCGGAGTACAGTTCACCACCAAAGTCAG aCTCCTGGTTAAACTTCCTGAAGTGGATTATcagctgaaagtgaaaacaacatttgacaA GGACCTCCCCCCCGGCAGAGT TCGGCAGTTTTTCATCCTGACAAACAACACTAAAGTTATGGACATTGAGGATTATTCCAACGGCTGCCTCTCAGTGGAGTTCAGACACTTG cagctgaaagagaagaaatacaTCAACGGCACGAAGGGGAATGAG ggtCTTCTCTCCGTGACAGAAGAACTTCACTCTCTCAGTTTCGAGGCCTGTTTCACGGTGCAGGGCCTCGCCATCGATCTGGAG ACGTGTTCTCTTCCGCTGGTGGTCATTTCCAATGTGAGCCAGCTGCCTGGAGGCTGGGCCTCCGTCATGTGGTACAACCTCCTGACTGATGAGCCCAGG AACTTGGCGTTCTTCGGGAACCCTCCTCGGGCCAGCTGGAGCCAGCTCTCCGAGGTCCTCAGCTGGCAGTTCTCCACCTTCGCTGGTCGAGGCCTCAACAAGGAGCAGCTCACCATGCTGGGAGAAAAGCTTCTCG GTCAACACGCCTCCTGTAGTGACTGTCATGTGTCCTGGTCTAAGTTCTCTAAA GAGAATATTGCAGGAAAGCCCTTCAGTTTCTGGATGTGGTTGGACTCCATCCTGGAGCTCATCAAGAAGCACCTGCTGCCCGTCTGGAACGAGAA CTACATCATGGGTTTTGTGAGTAAAGAGATGGAGCGCACTCTGCTGAAGGACAGAGAGCCGGGAACCTTCCTCTTACGCTTCAGCGAGAGTCACCTCGGAGGAATCACCTTCACCTGGGTGGAGCACAAAGACAACG GAGATGTGAAGTTCAACTCTGTGGAGCCTTACACTAAAAGCCGGCTGAGCGCTCTGCCGTTTGCCGACATCATACGAGACTACAAAGTGATCTCGGACGGGGTCGTCCCCGAGAACCCGCTCAAGTTCCTCTATCCAGACATCCCCAAAGACGAGGCCTTCGGACGGCTCTACAACAGTCAGCCCAGCAAAG TCCATCCATACATCCCGTCTACCCTGATCCCCATCTCCGAACTGCG ctctaacacAAGCACCACACCGCCTCCTTGTCAGTCTCCTGAGCCTCCAATGACCCCCGGAGAGTTCGACATGCTCAACGAGCAGCTGTGCTTCGACATTGAAACCGTAGGTTTTCATGCATTGGCATTTAAAAGACTTCTgcaatgttttgtatttttcttactgtaa
- the stat4 gene encoding signal transducer and activator of transcription 4 isoform X4, translating into MSQWKQIQQLEIRLLEHVDYLYDDNFPMDIRQGLASWIESQDWDTAANDESMAAVQFNNLLSQLERVRSQEQNFLQRHNMKIIQQQLQVKYTTNPAVMARVISTCLREERRILSSACMQEQGPLEKSLQNSVAFERQKNMDNRVGIIRGSVQLMDQAVKYIEDMQDDFDFRYKTLQSRDPAERNSELMKQEVTRLQEILNRLDFKRKEILSKMDVVIKEIDDLMTSQLNPELQDWKRRQQIAAIGGPLLTGLEQLQSWFTLTAQSLFQIKRQLDKLGELVLKVTYESDPIPLQKPQMEDRVKYLIYHLIKSSFVVEKQPCMPTHPQKPLIIKTGVQFTTKVRLLVKLPEVDYQLKVKTTFDKDLPPGRVRQFFILTNNTKVMDIEDYSNGCLSVEFRHLQLKEKKYINGTKGNEGLLSVTEELHSLSFEACFTVQGLAIDLETCSLPLVVISNVSQLPGGWASVMWYNLLTDEPRNLAFFGNPPRASWSQLSEVLSWQFSTFAGRGLNKEQLTMLGEKLLGQHASCSDCHVSWSKFSKENIAGKPFSFWMWLDSILELIKKHLLPVWNENYIMGFVSKEMERTLLKDREPGTFLLRFSESHLGGITFTWVEHKDNGDVKFNSVEPYTKSRLSALPFADIIRDYKVISDGVVPENPLKFLYPDIPKDEAFGRLYNSQPSKVHPYIPSTLIPISELRSNTSTTPPPCQSPEPPMTPGEFDMLNEQLCFDIETMSSPYSE; encoded by the exons ATGAGTCAGTGGAAGCAGATTCAGCAGCTGGAGATCAGACTCCTGGAACATGTGGATTATCTGTATGATGACAATTTCCCCATGGACATCAGGCAGGGTCTGGCCAGCTGGATCGAGTCTCAGGATTG ggACACAGCAGCTAACGATGAGTCAATGGCGGCGGTGCAGTTCAACAATCTGTTGTCCCAGTTGGAGAGGGTGCGCTCGCAGGAGCAGAACTTCCTACAAAGACACAACATGAAAATCATACAGCAACAGCTACAG GTGAAATACACGACCAATCCCGCCGTCATGGCCAGAGTTATCTCCACCTGCCTCAGGGAAGAGCGGCGTATCCTCTCCAGCGCCTGCATGCAGGAGCAG GGTCCTCTGGAGAAATCTCTGCAGAACTCAGTGGCCTTCGAGAGGCAGAAGAACATGGACAACAGAGTCGGGATCATCAGAGGCAGCGTGCAG TTGATGGACCAGGCCGTGAAATACATCGAAGACATGCAGGACGACTTTGATTTTCGCTACAAGACCCTACAGTCTCGAG ATCCGGCAGAGAGGAACTCTGAACTgatgaaacaggaagtaacaAGACTACAGGAAATACTCAACAGGCTCGACTTTAAAAGGAAG GAGATCCTGTCAAAGATGGACGTCGTGATCAAGGAGATTGACGACCTGATGACCTCTCAGCTCAACCCCGAGCTGCAGGACTGGAAGCGCAGGCAGCAGATCGCCGCCATCGGTGGTCCGCTGCTCACCGGCCTGGAACAGCTGCAGAGTTG GTTCACTCTGACGGCTCAGAGTCTCTTCCAGATCAAACGCCAGCTGGACAAACTGGGGGAACTTGTTTTGAAGGTCACCTACGAGAGCGACCCGATCCCCCTGCAAAAACCTCAGATGGAGGACCGAGTTAAATATCTCATCTATCACCTCATCAAGAG ctcatttGTGGTGGAGAAGCAGCCATGTATGCCCACACATCCACAGAAACCCCTCATCATCAAGACCGGAGTACAGTTCACCACCAAAGTCAG aCTCCTGGTTAAACTTCCTGAAGTGGATTATcagctgaaagtgaaaacaacatttgacaA GGACCTCCCCCCCGGCAGAGT TCGGCAGTTTTTCATCCTGACAAACAACACTAAAGTTATGGACATTGAGGATTATTCCAACGGCTGCCTCTCAGTGGAGTTCAGACACTTG cagctgaaagagaagaaatacaTCAACGGCACGAAGGGGAATGAG ggtCTTCTCTCCGTGACAGAAGAACTTCACTCTCTCAGTTTCGAGGCCTGTTTCACGGTGCAGGGCCTCGCCATCGATCTGGAG ACGTGTTCTCTTCCGCTGGTGGTCATTTCCAATGTGAGCCAGCTGCCTGGAGGCTGGGCCTCCGTCATGTGGTACAACCTCCTGACTGATGAGCCCAGG AACTTGGCGTTCTTCGGGAACCCTCCTCGGGCCAGCTGGAGCCAGCTCTCCGAGGTCCTCAGCTGGCAGTTCTCCACCTTCGCTGGTCGAGGCCTCAACAAGGAGCAGCTCACCATGCTGGGAGAAAAGCTTCTCG GTCAACACGCCTCCTGTAGTGACTGTCATGTGTCCTGGTCTAAGTTCTCTAAA GAGAATATTGCAGGAAAGCCCTTCAGTTTCTGGATGTGGTTGGACTCCATCCTGGAGCTCATCAAGAAGCACCTGCTGCCCGTCTGGAACGAGAA CTACATCATGGGTTTTGTGAGTAAAGAGATGGAGCGCACTCTGCTGAAGGACAGAGAGCCGGGAACCTTCCTCTTACGCTTCAGCGAGAGTCACCTCGGAGGAATCACCTTCACCTGGGTGGAGCACAAAGACAACG GAGATGTGAAGTTCAACTCTGTGGAGCCTTACACTAAAAGCCGGCTGAGCGCTCTGCCGTTTGCCGACATCATACGAGACTACAAAGTGATCTCGGACGGGGTCGTCCCCGAGAACCCGCTCAAGTTCCTCTATCCAGACATCCCCAAAGACGAGGCCTTCGGACGGCTCTACAACAGTCAGCCCAGCAAAG TCCATCCATACATCCCGTCTACCCTGATCCCCATCTCCGAACTGCG ctctaacacAAGCACCACACCGCCTCCTTGTCAGTCTCCTGAGCCTCCAATGACCCCCGGAGAGTTCGACATGCTCAACGAGCAGCTGTGCTTCGACATTGAAACC ATGAGTTCTCCATATTCAGAATAA